In Methylomonas sp. MK1, the following are encoded in one genomic region:
- a CDS encoding single-stranded DNA-binding protein, translated as MLNKVMLIGRLGADPEVRYMPSGDAITTIRLATSRRWKDRNTNERKEETEWHRVVFFSGLAKIAGEYLKKGSQCYVEGRIRTQKWQGQDGQERYTTEIVADNMHMLDSKSGGTASYSDNNTPPASSYDNRPSAPSGSPAAPASYDDFDDDIPF; from the coding sequence ATGCTCAATAAAGTTATGCTGATCGGCCGCCTCGGCGCCGATCCGGAAGTCCGCTATATGCCAAGCGGCGATGCGATTACCACCATCCGTTTGGCAACCAGCCGCCGCTGGAAAGATCGCAACACCAATGAACGTAAGGAAGAAACCGAATGGCATCGGGTGGTGTTTTTCAGCGGTCTGGCGAAAATCGCCGGCGAGTATCTGAAAAAAGGCAGCCAATGTTATGTAGAAGGCCGGATTCGCACGCAAAAATGGCAAGGCCAGGACGGTCAGGAGCGTTATACGACGGAAATCGTGGCCGACAATATGCATATGCTGGACAGCAAGAGCGGCGGCACCGCCAGCTATTCAGACAACAATACGCCGCCGGCCAGCAGTTACGACAATCGCCCGTCCGCGCCGTCAGGCTCGCCAGCGGCGCCGGCTTCTTATGACGATTTCGACGACGATATTCCGTTTTAA
- a CDS encoding MFS transporter, which yields MTQVQDITSPMTAMEKRATVSLASIYALRMLGLFMLLPVLSLFTEQMPGSTPKLVGLTMGIYGLTQAILQIPFGLLSDRFSRKTVIVIGLILFVLGSVWAALATDIYGVLIGRALQGCGAISAAVMALLADLTQEVHRTKAMATIGASIGVSFGVAITLGPIIAHHFGIAGIFWMIAVLAALAILVILFVVPNPEKITTHRDAEYIPSELGSVIKNADLLRLNYGIFALHLILMASFVVVPLLMRDAGLQGGSHWMVYLPVLVTSMAMIIPFVIIAEKKRQMKKVFIGAIVTLVIANIGFVLLHGELIGLIACLWVFFCGFNLLEATLPSLISKTAPGDLKGTAMGIYSSAQFLGAFLGGGAGGWLYGEFGAAAVFMFSAGIAASWIVIALFMSPPRYWANLLLSLQAVKPERGEEFSKQLLAINGIEEVRLHFEENAAYLKVDNQQLDKNQLGIFLKQWQ from the coding sequence TTGACACAGGTTCAGGATATTACCAGTCCGATGACGGCCATGGAGAAGCGGGCTACCGTATCGTTGGCCAGTATCTATGCTCTCAGAATGCTGGGTTTGTTCATGCTGCTGCCGGTGTTGTCGTTGTTCACCGAACAAATGCCCGGATCAACACCCAAATTGGTCGGTTTGACGATGGGTATCTATGGCTTGACGCAAGCCATCCTGCAAATTCCGTTCGGCTTACTGTCCGACCGTTTCAGCCGCAAGACGGTGATTGTGATCGGTTTGATCTTATTTGTGCTCGGCAGTGTCTGGGCAGCGTTGGCGACCGATATTTATGGTGTGTTGATCGGCCGTGCGCTGCAAGGCTGCGGGGCGATTTCCGCTGCGGTAATGGCTTTGTTGGCCGACTTGACCCAGGAAGTACATCGCACCAAAGCGATGGCGACGATAGGCGCCAGCATTGGTGTTTCCTTTGGTGTGGCGATTACGCTGGGACCTATCATCGCCCATCATTTCGGTATTGCCGGTATTTTCTGGATGATTGCCGTACTGGCGGCACTGGCGATTTTAGTGATTCTATTCGTGGTGCCTAACCCCGAAAAAATTACCACGCACCGCGATGCCGAATATATCCCTTCTGAACTGGGTTCGGTGATCAAAAATGCCGATTTGTTGCGTCTGAACTACGGCATTTTTGCGCTGCATTTGATCCTGATGGCCAGTTTCGTCGTGGTGCCGCTACTGATGCGCGACGCGGGTCTGCAAGGCGGCAGTCACTGGATGGTGTATCTGCCGGTGTTGGTGACGTCGATGGCGATGATTATCCCCTTCGTGATCATCGCCGAGAAAAAACGGCAGATGAAAAAAGTATTTATCGGCGCTATTGTTACATTGGTAATAGCCAACATCGGCTTTGTGCTGTTGCACGGCGAATTGATCGGCTTGATTGCCTGCTTGTGGGTTTTCTTCTGCGGTTTTAATCTGTTGGAAGCGACCTTGCCCTCACTGATTTCCAAAACCGCGCCCGGCGATCTCAAAGGGACGGCCATGGGCATCTATTCCAGCGCCCAATTCCTAGGCGCGTTTTTGGGCGGCGGCGCCGGCGGCTGGTTGTACGGTGAATTCGGTGCCGCGGCGGTGTTTATGTTTTCGGCGGGCATCGCCGCCAGTTGGATAGTGATCGCGCTGTTCATGTCGCCCCCGCGCTATTGGGCCAACTTGCTGTTGTCATTGCAAGCGGTCAAACCCGAACGTGGAGAGGAATTTTCTAAGCAGTTGTTAGCGATTAACGGCATTGAGGAAGTACGGCTGCATTTTGAAGAAAATGCCGCGTATTTGAAAGTCGATAACCAGCAGCTCGACAAAAACCAACTAGGTATTTTTTTGAAGCAGTGGCAGTAA
- a CDS encoding putative bifunctional diguanylate cyclase/phosphodiesterase, producing the protein MPYSDISQVFSSSLQKLLQDRERMLSTLMSNLKGMVYCCLVDQHWTMVFVSEGCQALTGYSADDLLFNRRITYEELTLEDDRIWIREHINAAALSGEQFELDYRITHANGSIRWVRESGVALFNEQGELEALEGFIQDITAHKQSEQLAREAEERYRSIFENAIEGIYQTTPAGQYLNFNPALARIYGYDSTDDLMRAISDIQTQIYVEPGKRAEYIAMMQCDGRVLNFEAQVYRKNGDIIWITENAHEVRDLNGNLLFYEGTVEDISERKQYEQQIEYQATHDTLTGLPNRTMLADRLQQCMHFCDRYANKLAVAFVDLDQFKLINDSMGHHVGDQLLVTMAERLGACLRESDTVVRLGGDEFVLLLTNVQKIEDLTHTMQRILAAVVTPCMIDGRDFVVSCSIGIGIYPDDGHDPNTLLKHADSAMYKAKQLGRNNFQFFTPELNQALTTRIKIEYRLRHAIENEEFLLHFQPKVDFATGAICGTEALIRWQPPGEPLISPMSFIPVAEETGQIEEIGRWVLINACRKACEFQQRTGCKFPVAVNVSPRQFRQLDLVNTVKSVLQITGIDPQYLELEITESSLVHDTRHFIQTLHDLKALGVKLAIDDFGTGYSSMAYLKDFPVDRLKIDKVFVGNLETEPTNVAILKAIIALGHGLNIKVVAEGVETAYQQQSLQDMGCDELQGYYFSKPLTAESFVALLKQQDAELITAPIGIYV; encoded by the coding sequence ATGCCTTATTCCGATATCTCCCAGGTTTTCAGTTCCAGCCTGCAGAAGTTATTGCAGGATAGAGAACGCATGTTAAGTACCTTGATGAGCAACTTGAAAGGTATGGTTTACTGCTGTCTGGTAGACCAACATTGGACAATGGTTTTTGTCAGTGAAGGTTGCCAAGCGCTCACTGGCTATAGCGCAGACGACTTATTGTTTAACCGCCGTATCACATACGAAGAACTAACCCTAGAAGACGATAGGATTTGGATTCGCGAACACATCAACGCCGCGGCGCTTAGCGGCGAACAATTCGAGTTGGACTACCGCATCACCCACGCCAATGGCAGCATTCGTTGGGTCAGGGAAAGTGGCGTCGCCCTGTTTAACGAACAAGGTGAATTGGAGGCCTTGGAAGGTTTTATCCAAGACATTACCGCGCACAAGCAAAGCGAGCAACTGGCACGTGAAGCTGAGGAGCGCTACCGCTCCATTTTCGAAAATGCCATCGAAGGGATTTATCAAACCACACCGGCCGGCCAATACTTAAATTTCAATCCGGCCTTAGCCCGCATTTACGGCTACGACTCCACCGACGATCTGATGCGCGCCATCAGCGACATTCAAACCCAAATCTACGTAGAGCCGGGCAAGCGCGCAGAATATATCGCCATGATGCAGTGTGATGGTCGGGTGCTGAATTTTGAAGCCCAGGTTTACCGGAAGAACGGCGACATTATCTGGATCACCGAAAACGCTCATGAAGTGCGAGACTTAAACGGCAATTTGCTATTTTATGAGGGCACCGTCGAGGATATTTCCGAGCGCAAACAATACGAGCAGCAGATCGAATATCAAGCCACGCACGACACCCTCACCGGGCTACCTAATCGCACTATGCTGGCCGATCGGCTGCAACAGTGCATGCATTTTTGCGACCGCTATGCCAACAAATTAGCGGTGGCCTTTGTCGATCTCGATCAATTCAAACTGATCAATGACAGCATGGGCCACCATGTGGGTGATCAGCTGCTGGTGACCATGGCCGAGCGTTTGGGCGCGTGCCTGCGTGAATCGGATACAGTTGTGCGGCTGGGCGGTGATGAATTTGTATTGCTGCTCACCAACGTCCAAAAAATAGAAGATCTTACCCACACCATGCAACGCATCCTCGCCGCGGTGGTAACACCGTGTATGATCGATGGCCGCGATTTTGTCGTCTCTTGCAGCATCGGCATTGGCATTTATCCGGACGACGGGCACGACCCCAATACCCTGCTCAAACACGCCGACTCGGCGATGTACAAAGCCAAGCAATTAGGTCGCAATAATTTTCAGTTTTTCACCCCGGAGTTGAATCAAGCCTTAACCACCCGAATCAAGATCGAGTACCGCCTGCGCCACGCCATCGAAAACGAAGAGTTTTTATTGCACTTTCAACCTAAGGTGGATTTTGCCACCGGCGCTATCTGCGGTACCGAAGCCCTGATCCGCTGGCAACCGCCGGGCGAACCGCTAATTTCCCCAATGAGTTTTATTCCAGTGGCCGAAGAAACCGGGCAAATTGAAGAAATCGGCCGCTGGGTATTGATCAATGCTTGCCGAAAAGCCTGTGAATTCCAACAACGCACCGGCTGCAAGTTTCCCGTCGCTGTCAACGTCTCCCCCAGACAGTTCCGGCAACTCGACTTGGTCAATACCGTAAAATCGGTATTGCAAATAACCGGCATCGATCCCCAGTACCTGGAATTGGAAATTACCGAAAGCAGCCTGGTCCATGACACGCGACATTTCATTCAAACCCTGCACGATCTGAAAGCCTTGGGTGTCAAACTGGCTATAGACGATTTTGGCACCGGCTATTCCAGCATGGCTTACCTAAAGGACTTTCCGGTCGATCGGCTGAAGATCGACAAAGTATTTGTCGGCAATCTGGAAACAGAGCCGACGAATGTTGCCATTCTCAAGGCCATTATCGCTCTTGGCCATGGTTTGAACATAAAAGTGGTCGCCGAAGGCGTGGAAACGGCGTATCAGCAGCAATCTTTGCAGGACATGGGCTGCGATGAGTTACAAGGCTACTATTTCAGCAAACCCTTAACGGCAGAATCCTTTGTGGCACTTCTAAAACAACAGGATGCTGAGTTGATTACTGCCCCCATCGGCATCTATGTTTAG
- a CDS encoding response regulator gives MQIAGSFIVMLNIRFRQMPINSTSVLSLAIPIAAGLLQWSLWSALSPLTWILFYPAVFLSAYMGGLLSGLIATAIAVSIGIYFFIPPEGSFNIADVRYYYSTAIFALMGLSFNLAFEQLRRSRAELQRMASLESDVNHRRLNQALRAANAGIWEWNLQTNENRWDEGLWRLYGLEPFSCQACYDVWLSTVHPDDRAIAQAAIHQAVQLNIELNVEWRLAELVEGRERWLMSRGQPELDEKGRPLLYRGIVLDITERRQIEQSLIEKERLLADSQAVAHIGSWVRYLPGGQAMWSEETFRLFGLSPETDQALSMEQLLDTVHPDDRAARSAWHQDCLAGNSGNGLEYRICTAQGQQRWVLSKAKLETTADGQPLRLIGTVQDITEAKRAAAEKQRWIDAFRYCGHGIAIGNPETGRLVTCNPAFADMLGYDNADQFEGQLILSLYAPEHVESARRHLHEADQFGKIRYESVYRRQDGSEFDVAVDLVSVKNAEQKVMYRVATVQDISVRKKQEMELLQYRDHLQNLVEQRTEELNQALQRAERLTRVKSSFVANMSHEIRTPMNAVLGFCYLLEQHALNEEERSLVRKIRDAGRSLLAIINDILDFSKIEAGRLEIENLPFRLSDMFDHLAALMTASADHKNLELIIIPPAGIDALIGDGLRIQQVLINLLGNAIKFTERGEVVLRVTVDDWQNGDTVAVRFAVRDTGIGISEPQLDDVFAAFTQADNTISRRFGGSGLGLTICRQLVDLMGGELRVSSVAGQGSEFWFVLCLQRHLDFNPTQAIPPLHNLKLLVVDDCENTREAVHMSARGLDWDTTLVASGQAAIVELLASLESAAPYDVVLLDWPMPGADGISAAEAIRASLSAVELDQPQIAIILMISASYSRERLAAHADMNHVDGILSKPVTPSALYNAVAAVLSKAPQPSLPLAAPDTSPNSAGTRIQGLRILVVDDSDINREVARRILESEGAQVSLASDGQDAVDWLFGHPDAVDLVLMDVQMPRMDGYAATRRIRENPTWSDLPILALTAGAFKNLQDAALEAGMNDFIAKPFNVPQMLALITRWTGRKSPLGLTLPASGDRYDEVISSDQSVPLIAPTNPGQDDWPGIDVNAGLKMWHKLDLYQAYLTCFVDQYRAAGQEISAAAEQGKLTEVAALAHKLKGAAYGLALTDVAKRSAELETALNRGEPLAAASAALQQALGVVISSIVNLSRNTIPALDHHTQAEALGGAKFLLGELLTALDEDNPGHAERVMVKLEGLVDADLLAPLATQIRDYNFREAESLALALINQLDIPTQ, from the coding sequence GTGCAGATTGCCGGCAGTTTCATCGTCATGCTTAACATCCGCTTCCGCCAAATGCCAATAAACTCGACTTCGGTCCTGTCTTTGGCGATTCCTATCGCCGCCGGTTTACTGCAATGGTCGCTATGGTCCGCACTGTCGCCACTGACCTGGATATTGTTTTACCCGGCGGTATTTTTAAGTGCCTACATGGGAGGGTTACTTAGCGGTCTAATTGCAACAGCCATCGCCGTTTCAATTGGAATCTATTTTTTTATCCCGCCTGAGGGAAGTTTTAACATTGCGGACGTACGCTATTACTATTCAACGGCTATTTTTGCCTTGATGGGGCTGTCGTTTAATCTGGCTTTCGAGCAATTGCGCCGCTCCAGAGCTGAGTTGCAGCGAATGGCCAGTTTGGAATCGGATGTTAATCACCGGCGTTTGAACCAAGCGCTACGCGCTGCCAACGCCGGTATCTGGGAGTGGAATTTACAGACCAACGAAAATCGATGGGATGAAGGTCTATGGCGCTTGTACGGCTTGGAGCCGTTTTCTTGCCAAGCCTGTTACGACGTCTGGCTGTCCACTGTGCATCCGGATGATCGCGCCATCGCGCAAGCGGCAATTCACCAAGCGGTACAGCTAAATATCGAGTTGAACGTGGAATGGCGGCTTGCCGAGCTGGTTGAAGGCCGGGAGCGTTGGCTAATGTCGCGTGGGCAACCAGAGTTGGATGAGAAAGGTCGGCCGCTACTCTATCGAGGTATTGTCTTAGACATCACCGAACGTCGGCAAATCGAACAAAGCCTGATAGAAAAAGAACGGTTGTTGGCAGATTCTCAGGCCGTCGCTCATATTGGTTCGTGGGTCCGCTACCTACCGGGCGGGCAAGCGATGTGGAGCGAGGAAACCTTCCGGCTATTTGGCCTATCACCCGAAACCGATCAAGCTTTATCCATGGAACAGCTACTGGATACCGTGCATCCCGATGATCGTGCAGCCAGAAGCGCCTGGCATCAGGACTGTTTGGCGGGCAATAGCGGTAACGGTTTGGAATACCGTATTTGCACCGCGCAAGGCCAGCAGCGTTGGGTGTTGTCCAAAGCCAAACTGGAGACCACGGCCGATGGTCAACCCTTGCGTTTAATTGGGACAGTGCAAGACATCACCGAGGCCAAACGCGCGGCCGCCGAAAAGCAGCGTTGGATCGATGCTTTCCGCTATTGCGGGCATGGCATAGCCATAGGCAATCCCGAGACTGGGCGTCTAGTGACCTGCAATCCGGCCTTCGCCGACATGTTGGGTTACGACAACGCCGATCAGTTTGAAGGTCAATTGATTCTATCCCTATATGCGCCTGAACACGTCGAGTCGGCCCGACGCCATCTCCATGAAGCCGACCAATTCGGCAAAATACGCTATGAATCGGTTTATCGACGCCAGGATGGCTCAGAGTTTGATGTGGCGGTGGATTTGGTCAGCGTTAAAAATGCCGAGCAAAAGGTGATGTACCGAGTTGCTACGGTACAGGATATCAGCGTGCGTAAAAAACAAGAGATGGAACTGCTGCAATATCGGGATCATTTGCAAAACTTGGTCGAACAACGTACGGAAGAACTCAACCAAGCATTGCAGCGCGCAGAGCGTTTGACGCGGGTAAAAAGCAGTTTTGTGGCGAATATGAGCCACGAAATCCGCACGCCCATGAATGCGGTACTGGGCTTTTGTTATTTACTGGAACAGCACGCCCTGAACGAAGAAGAACGCAGTTTGGTGAGGAAAATTCGCGATGCCGGGCGCTCCTTGTTAGCGATCATTAACGATATTCTGGACTTTTCCAAAATCGAAGCCGGACGCCTGGAAATCGAAAACCTACCTTTCCGGCTCAGCGATATGTTCGATCATCTCGCGGCATTGATGACGGCATCGGCCGACCACAAAAATCTGGAATTGATCATCATCCCGCCGGCGGGTATCGATGCCCTAATTGGCGATGGCTTGCGTATCCAGCAAGTCTTGATCAACTTACTCGGCAATGCGATTAAATTTACCGAACGCGGCGAAGTCGTGTTGCGGGTTACTGTCGATGACTGGCAAAACGGCGATACGGTAGCGGTGCGCTTTGCCGTGCGTGATACCGGAATCGGTATTTCAGAACCGCAGTTGGATGATGTGTTTGCCGCCTTTACCCAGGCTGACAATACGATCAGCCGCCGCTTTGGCGGCTCCGGCCTTGGCTTGACAATTTGTCGCCAGCTGGTGGATTTGATGGGTGGCGAGTTACGGGTAAGCAGTGTCGCCGGCCAAGGCAGCGAGTTTTGGTTTGTGCTGTGCTTGCAGCGCCACCTTGATTTCAATCCGACGCAAGCCATCCCGCCCTTGCACAATTTGAAATTACTGGTGGTCGATGACTGCGAGAATACGCGCGAAGCGGTGCATATGTCGGCGCGGGGTCTTGATTGGGATACCACTCTGGTCGCTTCGGGCCAGGCGGCAATCGTCGAGCTGTTAGCCAGTCTTGAGAGCGCCGCTCCCTATGATGTGGTATTGCTGGATTGGCCCATGCCGGGAGCCGACGGCATCAGCGCAGCCGAAGCTATCCGCGCTTCTCTGTCCGCCGTTGAGCTCGATCAGCCGCAAATAGCCATTATTCTGATGATCAGCGCGTCCTATTCCCGTGAACGGCTGGCCGCTCATGCTGACATGAATCATGTCGATGGGATATTAAGTAAACCGGTAACGCCCTCAGCATTGTATAACGCTGTCGCGGCGGTATTGTCAAAAGCGCCGCAGCCATCGTTGCCGTTAGCCGCGCCCGATACATCGCCTAATTCGGCGGGCACGCGGATTCAAGGTTTGCGGATATTGGTAGTGGACGATAGCGACATCAATCGCGAAGTGGCCAGGCGCATCTTGGAGTCCGAGGGGGCGCAAGTCAGTTTAGCAAGCGACGGTCAAGACGCCGTGGATTGGCTGTTTGGACATCCTGACGCAGTGGATTTGGTGTTGATGGATGTGCAAATGCCGCGCATGGACGGTTATGCCGCCACTCGGCGGATACGCGAAAACCCGACGTGGTCTGATTTGCCCATCCTGGCACTCACGGCCGGCGCATTTAAAAACTTGCAGGATGCAGCGCTGGAAGCGGGTATGAACGATTTTATCGCCAAGCCCTTTAACGTACCGCAAATGCTGGCTTTGATCACGCGTTGGACAGGAAGAAAATCGCCTCTCGGACTTACGCTGCCTGCATCCGGTGATCGGTATGACGAGGTAATTTCCAGCGACCAATCCGTCCCCCTGATTGCGCCGACAAATCCAGGCCAAGACGATTGGCCAGGAATCGATGTTAACGCCGGCCTAAAAATGTGGCATAAGCTTGATCTATATCAGGCCTATCTAACATGCTTTGTTGATCAGTATCGCGCTGCCGGACAGGAAATCAGTGCTGCCGCCGAGCAAGGGAAGCTTACCGAGGTAGCGGCCTTGGCGCACAAGCTAAAAGGCGCGGCTTATGGTTTGGCACTGACGGATGTAGCCAAACGCAGCGCCGAACTGGAAACGGCCTTGAATCGCGGTGAGCCTCTAGCTGCGGCCTCCGCAGCGCTGCAACAGGCGCTTGGCGTGGTTATCAGCAGTATCGTCAACTTAAGCCGAAACACAATACCAGCGCTTGATCATCACACCCAAGCCGAAGCGCTGGGTGGGGCCAAATTCTTGCTGGGCGAACTATTAACGGCGCTGGATGAAGACAACCCAGGTCATGCCGAACGCGTAATGGTTAAACTGGAGGGCTTGGTTGACGCCGATTTATTGGCGCCGCTCGCTACGCAAATTCGCGACTATAATTTTCGGGAAGCTGAAAGCTTAGCTTTGGCGTTAATAAACCAGCTCGATATACCAACTCAGTAA